Proteins encoded within one genomic window of Deinococcus sp. YIM 134068:
- a CDS encoding enolase C-terminal domain-like protein: MSLPSTPRVARVEGIPYRLPLRGTLAWGAHSQLSAAEHVLVRVTLDDGTVGVAEATPRPTIYGETPGSVLAILRHLEPAIKGLGIDDEARLNRARGSVANNHTARGALDMALWDARARARGQTLFDTLLGPNTRVRVSFILGIAPPAEMLAEAERVVGAGVRCLKVKVGRDHARDLALIGELRRTFGDAVELYADSNETLTKETAPDALTAMRDAGLTCVEEPLPVRELKARAELHARDLLPIVADDSCFTPADLARELEFDTFDILNVKTARNGFTDGLQMLAEAARHGKRGMVGSQASTGLGTLHAALLSTRPEVTEPCELSFVLKLEDDLLGTPITFRDGWLDVPALRDHALDPAQVDRYRM, from the coding sequence ATGAGTCTGCCCTCCACCCCACGCGTCGCCCGAGTGGAGGGCATTCCCTACCGCCTGCCACTGCGGGGGACGCTCGCATGGGGCGCGCACAGCCAGCTCAGCGCCGCCGAACACGTCCTCGTCCGGGTCACGCTGGACGACGGCACGGTGGGCGTGGCGGAGGCGACCCCGCGCCCCACGATCTACGGGGAGACGCCGGGAAGCGTGCTCGCCATCCTTCGCCATCTCGAACCCGCGATCAAAGGCCTGGGCATCGACGACGAGGCCAGGTTGAACCGGGCGCGGGGCAGCGTGGCGAACAACCACACCGCTCGGGGTGCCCTCGACATGGCCCTCTGGGACGCGCGGGCGCGGGCGCGGGGGCAAACGCTTTTCGACACGCTGCTCGGCCCGAACACGCGGGTGCGGGTGAGCTTCATCCTCGGCATCGCCCCCCCCGCCGAGATGCTCGCGGAGGCGGAACGGGTGGTAGGGGCGGGCGTGCGCTGCCTGAAGGTGAAGGTAGGCCGCGACCATGCCCGCGACCTCGCGCTGATCGGGGAATTGCGCCGCACCTTCGGGGACGCGGTGGAACTCTACGCCGACAGCAACGAGACACTTACAAAGGAGACGGCCCCCGACGCCCTCACCGCCATGCGAGACGCGGGCCTGACCTGTGTGGAGGAACCGCTCCCCGTCCGCGAGTTAAAGGCCCGCGCCGAGTTGCATGCGCGGGACCTCCTCCCCATCGTCGCCGACGACAGTTGCTTCACGCCCGCCGACCTCGCCCGCGAGCTGGAGTTCGACACCTTCGACATCCTGAACGTGAAGACGGCCCGCAACGGCTTCACCGACGGCCTGCAAATGCTCGCTGAGGCGGCCCGGCACGGCAAGCGCGGCATGGTCGGCTCGCAGGCGAGCACCGGCCTGGGCACCCTTCACGCCGCCCTCCTGAGCACGCGGCCCGAAGTCACCGAACCCTGCGAGCTGAGCTTCGTCCTCAAGCTGGAGGACGACCTGCTGGGCACGCCCATTACCTTTCGGGACGGCTGGCTGGACGTGCCCGCCCTGCGTGACCACGCGCTCGATCCGGCCCAGGTGGACCGATACCGGATGTAG